One segment of Negativicutes bacterium DNA contains the following:
- a CDS encoding histidinol-phosphatase, which translates to MKIDYHMHFEYGSYDLEWVQGFFESAKKNGVSEIGISEHSHGFIEFKDLYYEELILDDSVVGSYQAKWLEKNKFKYSLKDYFKFMQMLKEKGYPVKIGIEICNFKNQEKVKAIIKDYEFDYIIGSVHFLNGWGYDFADIKQVWNDFSLQDIYKWYAEEITNLAQSGLYDVLGHPFNIRLFKNIPEFDVKPILEQVATVLKEANMVIDINTGTLYRYPIEEISPYPDFLQVAKKYDLPIITSSDAHKPEDCGRYIDEAIDYAKTFGYDSSIIFTNRQRSINKF; encoded by the coding sequence ATGAAAATTGATTATCATATGCATTTTGAATATGGCAGTTATGACTTAGAGTGGGTACAAGGTTTTTTTGAAAGTGCGAAAAAAAATGGTGTTAGTGAAATCGGCATTTCTGAACACAGCCATGGTTTTATTGAGTTTAAAGACTTATATTATGAAGAATTGATTTTAGATGATAGTGTTGTGGGAAGTTATCAGGCAAAGTGGTTAGAAAAAAACAAGTTTAAATATAGTTTGAAAGATTATTTTAAATTTATGCAGATGTTAAAAGAGAAAGGTTATCCAGTAAAGATTGGCATTGAAATCTGCAATTTTAAAAATCAAGAAAAAGTTAAAGCTATAATTAAAGACTATGAGTTTGACTATATTATTGGCTCGGTTCATTTTTTAAATGGTTGGGGCTATGATTTTGCTGACATTAAGCAAGTGTGGAATGATTTTTCGCTACAAGATATTTATAAATGGTATGCCGAGGAAATTACCAATTTAGCACAATCCGGTCTATATGATGTTTTGGGGCATCCTTTTAATATCAGATTGTTTAAAAATATTCCGGAGTTTGATGTTAAGCCGATTTTAGAACAAGTGGCGACTGTTTTGAAAGAAGCTAATATGGTGATAGATATAAATACTGGAACCTTGTATCGTTATCCGATTGAAGAAATTTCCCCATACCCTGACTTTTTGCAGGTAGCGAAAAAATATGATTTACCAATTATAACATCATCTGATGCTCATAAGCCCGAAGATTGTGGGCGCTATATTGATGAAGCTATTGACTATGCTAAAACTTTTGGTTATGATAGTAGCATTATTTTTACTAACAGACAACGTAGTATCAATAAGTTTTAA
- a CDS encoding universal stress protein: protein MHEFKNILVPVDGSEVSSRAVDKAVALAKISGGVVDFIYVANITSMTGGVQITNNMNLPPEVLENIKAAGNKALDNELAKVPPYVKTRRFCEVGVPAKVILDFATDNKSDIIIIGSRGLSAVNAMILGSVSQAVLENAKCPVMIVK, encoded by the coding sequence ATGCATGAATTTAAAAACATATTAGTTCCCGTTGATGGCTCTGAGGTTTCTAGTCGAGCTGTTGATAAGGCGGTGGCATTAGCTAAAATTAGTGGTGGTGTTGTTGACTTTATTTATGTGGCCAATATAACCAGTATGACCGGAGGTGTGCAAATCACTAATAATATGAATTTGCCGCCAGAAGTGTTGGAAAATATTAAAGCGGCCGGCAATAAAGCACTCGATAATGAATTAGCGAAAGTTCCGCCTTATGTTAAAACCAGACGCTTCTGTGAAGTCGGTGTTCCGGCAAAAGTGATTTTGGATTTTGCGACCGATAATAAAAGCGATATTATTATCATTGGGTCGCGCGGATTAAGTGCTGTTAATGCGATGATTTTAGGTAGTGTCAGCCAAGCTGTTTTAGAAAATGCTAAATGTCCGGTTATGATAGTAAAATAA